The Rattus rattus isolate New Zealand chromosome 1, Rrattus_CSIRO_v1, whole genome shotgun sequence genome includes a region encoding these proteins:
- the Sp7 gene encoding transcription factor Sp7, whose amino-acid sequence MASSLLEEEAHYGSSPLAMLTAACSKFGGSSPLRDSTTLGKGGTKKPYTDLSAPKTMGDAYPAPFSSTNGLLSPAGSPPAPASGYANDYPPFPHSFPGPTGAQDPGLLVPKGHSSSDCLPSVYTSLDMSHPYGSWYKAGIHAGISPGPGNTPTPWWDMHPGGNWLGGGQGQGDGLQGTLSTGPAQPPLNPQLPTYPSDFAPLNPAPYPAPHLLQPGPQHVLPQDVYKPKAVGNSGQLEGSGAGKPPRGAGTGGSGGYTGSGAGRSTCDCPNCQELERLGAAAAGLRKKPIHSCHIPGCGKVYGKASHLKAHLRWHTGERPFVCNWLFCGKRFTRSDELERHVRTHTREKKFTCLLCSKRFTRSDHLSKHQRTHGEPGPGPPPSGPKELGEGRSVGEEEANQPPRSSTSPAPPEKAPGGSPEQSNLLEI is encoded by the coding sequence gaagaAGCTCACTATGGCTCCAGTCCCCTGGccatgctgacagcagcctgcAGCAAGTTTGGCGGCTCCAGCCCTCTGCGAGACTCAACAACCCTGGGAAAAGGAGGCACAAAGAAGCCATACACTGACCTTTCAGCCCCCAAAACCATGGGGGACGCCTACCCAGCTCCCTTCTCAAGCACCAATGGACTCCTCTCCCCTGCAGGCAGTCCCCCGGCCCCGGCCTCTGGCTATGCCAATGACTACCCACCCTTTCCCCACTCATTTCCTGGGCCCACTGGTGCCCAAGACCCGGGGCTGCTGGTGCCGAAGGGGCACAGCTCTTCTGACTGCCTGCCTAGTGTCTACACGTCCTTGGATATGTCCCATCCCTACGGCTCCTGGTACAAGGCGGGCATCCATGCAGGCATCTCACCAGGTCCTGGCAACACTCCTACCCCTTGGTGGGACATGCACCCTGGGGGCAACTGGCTAGGTGGTGGGCAGGGCCAGGGTGATGGGCTGCAAGGGACACTGTCCACAGGCCCTGCCCAGCCTCCACTGAACCCCCAGCTGCCTACTTACCCGTCTGACTTTGCCCCCCTTAACCCAGCTCCCTATCCAGCACCCCACCTCTTGCAACCAGGTCCCCAGCATGTCCTACCCCAAGATGTCTATAAGCCCAAGGCAGTTGGCAATAGTGGGCAACTGGAGGGGAGTGGTGCAGGCAAACCTCCCCGGGGTGCAGGCACAGGGGGCAGTGGTGGATATACAGGCAGTGGGGCAGGGCGTTCTACCTGCGACTGCCCCAACTGTCAGGAGCTAGAGCGGCTGGGGGCAGCAGCGGCTGGGCTGAGGAAGAAGCCCATTCACAGCTGCCACATCCCCGGCTGCGGCAAGGTGTACGGCAAGGCTTCGCATCTGAAAGCCCACTTGCGCTGGCACACTGGCGAGAGGCCTTTCGTCTGCAACTGGCTTTTCTGTGGCAAGAGGTTCACCCGCTCTGACGAGCTGGAGCGCCACGTGCGCACTCACACCCGGGAGAAGAAGTTCACCTGTCTGCTCTGCTCCAAGCGCTTTACCCGAAGCGACCACTTGAGCAAACATCAGCGCACCCACGGGGAGCCAGGCCCCGGGCCGCCCCCAAGTGGCCCtaaggagctgggggagggtcGCAGCGTCGGGGAAGAAGAAGCCAATCAGCCGCCCCGATCTTCCACCTCGCCTGCACCCCCAGAAAAAGCCCCTGGAGGCAGCCCAGAGCAGAGCAACCTGCTAGAGATCTGA